A DNA window from Maribellus comscasis contains the following coding sequences:
- a CDS encoding DUF5074 domain-containing protein translates to MMKKLFIYTIFLSLFLGVKAQDYTNGIFILNEDWFGHNNSTINFLNPETGEFDYLILQGNADNAGASLGCTAQFGTIYGNNLYVISKQDQDPGETNPVSGGRIVVADAKTLKVKKRIPVIFEINGKSAADGRGFVGVNENKGYVGTSNGIFVMNLSNFQIERRIEGTENPLISGGESNADGVGPLYNNQIGMMCRTSDYVFAIQQDKGVLVIDPESDTVIKVINGCYSTLTQSKDGTVWVGKNSNMSYQQYPYGTVGENWDGNQLLKINPNTLATEIINMSAGAGINQTWYAWTAGSLCASAKENALYFAYNESDWNWFTTSKMYRYDIDNNEFTLIYDSENEERYFYGASLRINPLDDKIYAALYLDNINQTYFIYQLDNSGNLLKTFEPIKRYWFPAMFIFPDNYSPEVSQLSSLTLNNTQPVTINLKDMASDRDNLSAAITKNILTNDNEDILSASIKNNVLTLTAKEGKSGTARIIVRFNSNGKTVDRVQEVIVSTTSNIDETSPTIPTNLVAIPTETSITLSWTASTDNIGVEGYIVYLDGDSIETVSETNFNVTGLTSGTEYTLAVEAFDEAGNKSGKAEVTVATLAIADNIAPTTPEKIEATPAETSIALSWTASTDNIGVEGYIVYLDGDSIETVSETSFTVTGLSPGTDYLLAVEAFDAAGNKSGKVEIDIPTSPVIDNEVPTAPTNLVAVPSDTSIAFSWTASTDNVGVLGYAVYLDGVLISTVNQTNLNVTGLSSDTEYTLAVGAFDASSNESVLSEITVSTTTPADKTAPSAPTNLIAEASETSIVFSWSASTDDVGVAAYNIYLNGDSIDNVTETNFTLTELSPGTEYTFSVEAVDAAGNKSERITITQSTIITGIESLNNNKLTVFPNPFSSFIIIKSAKNQQVLIYDVSGKVVMRIGVEAGITQINTSEIKKGVYLVSCGTDTFKLIK, encoded by the coding sequence ATGATGAAAAAACTATTCATTTATACCATTTTCCTATCGCTGTTTTTAGGCGTAAAAGCTCAGGATTATACAAACGGGATTTTTATTCTCAACGAAGATTGGTTTGGTCACAATAACAGCACAATCAATTTTTTAAATCCTGAAACAGGGGAATTCGACTACCTCATACTTCAGGGAAATGCAGATAACGCAGGCGCTTCGTTGGGATGTACGGCACAATTCGGGACAATATACGGAAATAATCTCTATGTGATATCTAAACAAGACCAGGACCCTGGCGAAACCAATCCGGTGAGTGGAGGAAGAATTGTAGTAGCCGACGCTAAAACGTTAAAAGTAAAGAAAAGAATTCCTGTAATTTTTGAGATTAATGGAAAATCAGCAGCTGACGGCCGTGGTTTTGTGGGCGTAAACGAGAATAAGGGCTACGTAGGTACCTCTAATGGAATTTTCGTTATGAATCTCTCCAATTTTCAAATTGAAAGAAGAATTGAAGGCACAGAAAACCCTTTAATCTCAGGAGGAGAAAGTAATGCTGATGGTGTTGGCCCTTTATACAACAACCAGATTGGGATGATGTGCCGTACATCGGATTATGTTTTTGCCATTCAACAGGACAAAGGTGTGTTGGTTATCGACCCGGAATCGGATACTGTAATAAAGGTAATTAATGGATGTTACAGTACTCTAACGCAAAGTAAAGATGGAACGGTGTGGGTTGGGAAAAACTCAAATATGTCCTACCAGCAATATCCTTATGGAACTGTTGGTGAAAATTGGGATGGTAATCAATTGTTAAAAATTAACCCGAATACTTTAGCCACAGAGATTATAAATATGAGTGCAGGCGCTGGCATTAACCAAACCTGGTATGCATGGACAGCCGGTTCACTGTGTGCCAGCGCCAAAGAAAACGCACTCTATTTTGCCTACAATGAAAGCGACTGGAACTGGTTTACCACATCCAAAATGTATCGTTACGATATTGACAATAACGAATTTACACTGATATACGATAGTGAAAATGAAGAACGCTACTTTTATGGGGCAAGTCTTCGTATCAACCCGCTGGACGATAAAATATATGCCGCTTTATACCTCGATAACATCAATCAAACTTATTTTATCTATCAATTAGATAACAGTGGCAATTTGCTGAAAACTTTCGAGCCGATTAAGCGATACTGGTTTCCGGCCATGTTTATTTTCCCTGATAATTATTCGCCGGAAGTGTCGCAGCTTTCCTCACTCACACTCAATAATACACAGCCGGTAACAATTAATTTAAAAGACATGGCAAGCGACCGGGATAATTTGTCGGCAGCCATAACCAAAAATATTCTTACAAATGATAATGAAGATATTCTTTCGGCAAGCATAAAAAACAACGTCCTAACACTTACGGCAAAAGAAGGAAAATCCGGAACAGCCCGAATTATTGTGCGGTTTAATTCGAATGGAAAGACGGTTGACCGGGTGCAGGAAGTGATTGTTTCAACAACTTCAAATATTGATGAAACTTCGCCAACAATTCCAACAAATCTAGTCGCTATCCCAACTGAAACAAGTATTACTCTTTCATGGACAGCTTCAACTGATAACATTGGAGTTGAAGGCTACATTGTTTACCTTGATGGTGATTCGATTGAAACTGTTTCAGAAACAAACTTCAACGTTACCGGATTAACATCAGGAACAGAATATACTTTGGCAGTAGAAGCTTTTGATGAAGCGGGAAACAAATCAGGAAAAGCAGAAGTAACAGTCGCAACCTTAGCCATTGCTGACAATATTGCCCCAACAACACCAGAAAAAATCGAAGCTACTCCTGCCGAAACAAGTATTGCCCTTTCATGGACAGCTTCAACAGACAACATTGGAGTTGAAGGCTACATTGTTTACCTCGATGGCGATTCAATTGAAACTGTTTCAGAAACAAGTTTTACTGTAACAGGGTTATCGCCTGGTACAGATTATCTCCTGGCGGTAGAAGCTTTTGATGCAGCAGGAAATAAATCAGGAAAGGTAGAAATTGACATTCCAACAAGCCCGGTAATTGATAATGAAGTACCGACAGCACCAACCAATCTTGTAGCTGTTCCTTCCGACACAAGCATTGCTTTTTCGTGGACGGCTTCAACTGATAATGTGGGAGTTTTGGGTTACGCGGTTTATCTTGATGGCGTTTTGATTTCAACTGTTAACCAGACGAATCTTAACGTAACCGGATTATCGTCGGATACAGAATACACACTTGCAGTGGGGGCTTTTGATGCTTCCAGTAATGAATCGGTACTATCGGAAATAACGGTTTCAACAACAACTCCGGCAGATAAAACAGCCCCGTCTGCGCCAACCAATCTTATTGCCGAAGCTTCGGAAACAAGCATTGTCTTTTCGTGGTCGGCTTCAACCGACGATGTGGGCGTTGCCGCTTATAATATATACCTCAACGGAGATTCGATTGACAATGTAACAGAAACGAATTTCACATTAACAGAACTAAGTCCCGGAACGGAATACACTTTTAGCGTGGAAGCCGTTGATGCAGCGGGAAATAAGTCAGAAAGAATAACAATTACTCAGAGTACTATCATAACGGGAATAGAATCATTGAACAACAACAAACTGACTGTTTTTCCCAACCCGTTTTCATCGTTCATTATTATCAAATCAGCAAAAAATCAGCAAGTACTAATTTATGATGTCTCCGGGAAAGTGGTGATGCGAATAGGTGTAGAAGCCGGAATAACACAGATTAATACGTCTGAAATAAAAAAAGGAGTTTACCTGGTCAGCTGTGGTACAGATACATTTAAGCTTATAAAATAA
- a CDS encoding DUF6580 family putative transport protein produces the protein MEKEKINIRFGVLSLVVLLAAFSRLIPHPPNFAPIGAMSLFGAAYFSRKYLAFIVPVVAMWLSDLVLNNVIYGQYFDHFVWFYGGFYWTYAAFIFIGLVGFGLLKKVRPAKLLIASLLASVVFFLISNFGVWASGTMYPHTFPGLITCYAAGLPFFKNTLIGDLAYSGALFGIFEFVQYKAPVLRNSA, from the coding sequence ATGGAAAAAGAGAAGATTAATATCCGTTTCGGGGTTTTATCCCTGGTCGTTTTACTGGCAGCATTTAGCCGCTTAATTCCACATCCTCCAAATTTTGCGCCGATTGGAGCGATGTCGCTTTTCGGGGCAGCTTATTTTTCGCGAAAATACCTGGCTTTTATTGTGCCAGTTGTGGCCATGTGGTTAAGTGATTTGGTGTTGAACAATGTAATTTACGGACAGTATTTCGACCACTTTGTGTGGTTTTACGGCGGTTTTTACTGGACTTATGCGGCATTTATATTTATTGGCCTTGTTGGCTTTGGACTATTAAAAAAAGTTCGCCCGGCAAAACTGTTAATTGCCAGTCTTTTGGCGTCAGTTGTATTTTTTCTGATATCAAATTTCGGGGTGTGGGCTTCGGGTACAATGTATCCCCATACCTTCCCGGGGTTAATAACCTGCTATGCTGCCGGATTACCGTTTTTTAAGAATACGCTGATAGGAGATTTGGCTTATTCAGGGGCATTGTTCGGGATATTCGAGTTTGTTCAATACAAAGCTCCTGTTTTAAGAAATTCTGCATAA
- a CDS encoding fibronectin type III domain-containing protein: MKQNYFFSLVCLCFLLASQISLGQSTYKTDLPHSSTRSSGDSGNKVKSANLLSYLETECDNSDDFLTMSEDVYDDGLTTPNGWYASYAERYEDFLSLFGVLKSPVLSNGCNSISFKYAKDDYYEFGYPSFRIEIQKEIDGVWSTAWTETISNPDAEELVFNEVFYDNLKIEGTVQLVITRLSPNNISGTPPDGDVPDIKDFCLTDYIRDLVPPTAPTELAAQPNLTSVALSWEASTDNISVEGYRVSLDGTIIDTVTTTSYVVNGLIPSTEYTFDVEALDGDRNNSEKASVSATTLADNIAPSVPQNLTGISKESGMILSWTASTDNVGVTNYNVYADGNLAGSTSQTTDTITGLAENTQYLFEVEAEDISGNKSDKVAETLSTIIDTEAPTIPGNLQANTNENEIILSWTASTDNTGVTKYNIYLGGELTGSTTELKDTIKGLAPNTEYQFEVEAEDATGNKSAKASVTASTPVDNTAPDSPENLVAEATENGVELLWTASTDNFGVTKYNVYVNGEFLNSTVNVTDTIKGLEAGIEYLIEVDAEDASGNKSGKTPVTLSGESTAGLAFSFKDNLIVNRTRDASDFRVTKKFTDLFNYPDGYNIKTEISKSSDVAITYNSTNENHLLFDGYYYSSSSGQYFYYKIPTGAYGTDTLTISIDYHGFTSKALVIANLAPLSARDDSYTIDIGGTLGMNVAGNDIPSSYLDKTSLEILQNTSYGALTNNIDGTLTYVNESATPNYSFENFEYRIADVEGHYDTATVKINIHMNSYASRVIEFMPAPGQFTNESIGQSNSAEKTLGTQGGMISLGAFGGYVVYGFDQPIINNPQNPYGVDFSVKGNSFAANLYGVWTEPAAVRVMKDLNGDGVPNDGEWYELAGSDYYMSGTQKNVKMTYYNPHYNERYTVPWKKDNGETGAMLSNSFHSHPYYPDPFDFGCNKDSMTYEGNIIKSSLDMSTPSYIEFYRAPFFGYCDSRGNSADLTDPQNPYFKDEKGNAADGFDISWAVDRDGNHKELDQIDFVKIYTGGFANAGWLGEWSSEVLGVGITTPDPDYVAQDYYLNYIGITQLKVLKGHTCQFEGFLFKNGRPQTDGVQQWSSSNPEVGTVDNTGLFTAVADGETWLRFSQKSDIPTDSIRLLVVELEGVHLEMEGNSAASSDSTSLIVGESISITAQGLDNIGDVLNGSTSNRFVYDTYTWTTSNPEIGTIDNGLFTGKKVGRTMVHAYSDANPELSDSILVIVNETPKLSPVNNPVVISYYNPVGEKTSSELFATGTNSVTYLNSVVSKTGLSSPVIEKNVLKCNFTAGVYGTDTLTFNLTSYKQDTTISVAFIYKPDGYEKDAQILFVNNARAQNPDKASLNAYTPDLDSVNVIDGQLDAYSVKDVLVDGAFAFVLGENFLSKYNLTTYEKENTIGIDETGNSAMAMYNNLLLVTEQSNLAIYYKTDLTLSRKIALSGKIHSVKVVGSKAFVFLSGETTSVLNKVVVVDLIEGKAESEYTLAEAGLIVSETLVKGTKLYITGTTSGSGKTAVMEYDTENNMYSVSEANNNFSNTLNANAVVKGDSILLTNGEGYVAYTISTKTFGTDVLMKTADDFYPTAIAYHASLSKYFVSYSNAAKTESKGLAFDLNFAEVAGFDSVETAPALIKCVEALEANEKPSPNLTYSMSNFTAYEKATSNTSVIIYKNRFTDGEDNFEIYPRYLEHTSWLTWNTGYTTSGNKQLYAYYSNTIDKDSVITIPVDAIDNYGFSVTRTFDITIKPRVYKPVVKNPIADTIVAVNSADIQIPLVNVFTNTSSSGVTFGKTVSGNTNSGLITTTIVNDTLTLSIAPNKAGEVFITVKDSAKHNTYGVKYVETSFKVTVVDDELPSVPADFAGSPSETSISLSWTASTDNVGVTGYNIYKDGVFKTSVVGTNYLADKLNPGTEYTFEVEAFDAEGNRSEKALLVILTTDDETPPSMPENLTAIPSETSIELSWTASIDNVGVTGYVIYLDGDSINMVTETVFNATELNALTEYVFEVEAFDASGNKSGKASVTVSTTDETAPSAPSDLAAVTTETSVSFSWTASTDNVGVAGYVVYLDGDSINTVTETVFNATELNALTEYVFEVEAFDASGNKSEKVLLVVSTIDETVPSVPSDLAATATETSIRFSWTASTDNVGVAGYIIYLDGDSIDMVTETTFIVTGLDVISEYTFEVQAFDEAGNESEKALLTVSTTDETAPSVPSGLSAVASDTSAVLSWIASADNVGVTGYIVYLNGDSIATVIDTTFTVVNLEADTEYTFEVEAFDEAGNKSERAIVVQRTIITGIESWEVSKLKVYPNPFVDYFIVDAKNTGYAVVYSLSGKAMFNVLLQTGSNRIDASGLPGGIYLLKQETNTVKLIKR, translated from the coding sequence ATGAAACAAAACTACTTTTTTTCTTTGGTTTGTTTGTGCTTTTTGCTGGCAAGCCAAATTAGTTTGGGGCAATCTACATATAAAACAGATTTGCCGCACAGCAGTACACGAAGTTCCGGCGACTCTGGAAACAAAGTCAAAAGCGCTAACCTGCTTAGTTATTTAGAAACGGAATGCGATAATTCAGATGATTTTTTAACAATGTCAGAAGATGTTTACGATGATGGACTAACTACTCCAAACGGTTGGTATGCAAGTTATGCCGAGCGTTATGAGGATTTTCTTAGTCTGTTCGGTGTTCTGAAATCTCCGGTTCTATCCAACGGTTGTAATTCCATTTCTTTTAAGTATGCCAAAGATGATTATTATGAGTTTGGTTATCCTTCGTTTAGAATAGAAATTCAAAAAGAAATTGACGGAGTATGGTCCACTGCCTGGACAGAGACTATATCTAACCCGGATGCCGAAGAATTGGTCTTTAACGAAGTCTTTTATGATAATCTGAAAATTGAAGGTACGGTACAATTGGTTATCACCCGCTTGTCGCCCAACAATATAAGCGGAACTCCACCTGATGGAGATGTTCCTGATATTAAGGATTTTTGTCTGACAGATTATATTCGCGACCTTGTTCCCCCAACGGCTCCGACAGAACTTGCTGCCCAGCCTAACTTAACTTCTGTAGCCCTTTCATGGGAAGCTTCAACCGATAATATTAGCGTAGAAGGTTACCGGGTTTCCCTGGATGGAACAATTATAGATACCGTTACAACGACCAGTTATGTGGTAAACGGGTTGATTCCTTCAACAGAATATACCTTTGACGTGGAAGCCTTAGACGGCGACCGGAATAATTCGGAAAAAGCATCGGTATCCGCAACAACCCTAGCTGATAATATCGCCCCTTCTGTCCCGCAAAACTTGACAGGAATATCAAAAGAAAGCGGCATGATACTGTCGTGGACGGCTTCAACCGACAATGTTGGTGTAACAAACTACAATGTGTATGCAGATGGTAATCTGGCAGGCTCTACTTCCCAAACGACAGATACAATTACAGGTTTAGCTGAAAATACCCAATATTTATTCGAAGTAGAGGCCGAAGATATTTCAGGAAACAAATCGGACAAAGTGGCAGAAACACTATCAACAATAATTGATACAGAAGCTCCAACGATTCCCGGTAATTTGCAGGCAAATACGAATGAAAATGAAATAATATTATCCTGGACTGCTTCAACCGACAATACAGGAGTTACAAAATACAACATATATTTAGGAGGAGAACTGACCGGTTCTACTACGGAATTAAAAGACACCATCAAAGGATTAGCACCGAATACCGAATACCAGTTTGAGGTAGAAGCGGAAGATGCGACCGGGAACAAATCGGCGAAAGCATCAGTTACCGCTTCAACACCTGTTGACAATACCGCTCCTGATTCTCCTGAAAATTTGGTTGCAGAAGCAACTGAAAATGGAGTTGAGTTATTGTGGACAGCTTCTACCGATAATTTTGGTGTAACTAAATACAATGTATATGTAAATGGCGAGTTCTTAAATTCAACGGTCAATGTAACCGATACAATTAAAGGATTAGAAGCTGGTATTGAATACCTGATTGAAGTTGATGCCGAGGATGCTTCAGGAAACAAATCAGGAAAAACTCCGGTTACTCTTTCAGGAGAAAGCACTGCTGGATTGGCGTTTTCTTTTAAAGATAATTTAATAGTTAATCGCACGCGGGATGCCAGCGATTTTAGAGTGACCAAAAAGTTTACCGACTTGTTCAATTATCCTGACGGTTACAACATCAAAACGGAAATTTCCAAATCCAGCGATGTAGCTATTACATACAATTCTACAAACGAAAATCATTTGTTGTTTGATGGCTACTATTATAGTTCATCCAGCGGCCAATACTTTTATTATAAAATTCCTACAGGAGCCTATGGGACAGATACGCTGACCATTAGCATCGACTATCATGGTTTTACATCTAAAGCTTTGGTTATTGCCAATTTGGCCCCACTATCTGCCCGCGACGATTCTTACACCATCGATATAGGAGGAACGTTAGGAATGAATGTTGCCGGAAATGATATCCCATCTTCATATCTTGATAAAACAAGTCTGGAAATTCTTCAAAATACAAGTTATGGTGCACTCACAAATAATATTGATGGAACCCTAACCTATGTAAATGAAAGTGCTACCCCTAATTATTCATTCGAAAATTTTGAATATCGTATTGCTGATGTTGAAGGCCACTATGACACAGCAACCGTTAAAATAAACATTCACATGAATTCGTATGCAAGCCGTGTTATCGAATTTATGCCTGCTCCCGGACAGTTTACCAACGAAAGCATCGGGCAAAGCAACTCGGCAGAAAAGACACTTGGGACACAAGGTGGAATGATAAGTTTAGGCGCTTTCGGAGGGTATGTCGTCTATGGGTTTGACCAACCTATCATAAATAATCCGCAAAATCCTTACGGTGTAGATTTTTCTGTAAAAGGAAATTCGTTTGCAGCCAACCTTTATGGTGTTTGGACTGAACCTGCTGCTGTGCGTGTTATGAAAGACCTCAATGGCGATGGTGTCCCCAATGACGGAGAGTGGTACGAACTGGCTGGTTCTGATTACTATATGAGCGGTACCCAGAAAAATGTAAAAATGACCTATTACAATCCACATTACAATGAACGTTATACTGTTCCCTGGAAAAAAGATAACGGAGAAACGGGCGCAATGTTATCCAATTCATTTCACAGCCACCCTTATTATCCCGACCCGTTTGATTTCGGTTGCAATAAAGACTCAATGACCTATGAAGGGAATATTATAAAAAGCTCGCTCGATATGAGTACCCCAAGTTATATCGAGTTTTACCGTGCCCCGTTTTTTGGGTATTGCGATAGTCGCGGGAATAGCGCTGATTTAACAGACCCTCAAAATCCATACTTTAAAGATGAAAAAGGAAATGCTGCCGATGGGTTTGATATCAGTTGGGCCGTAGATAGAGACGGTAATCATAAAGAATTGGACCAAATCGATTTTGTGAAAATATATACAGGTGGTTTTGCCAATGCAGGATGGTTGGGAGAATGGTCTTCGGAAGTATTGGGGGTAGGGATAACAACACCAGACCCGGATTATGTTGCGCAAGATTATTATTTAAATTATATCGGAATAACACAACTAAAAGTATTAAAAGGCCACACCTGCCAGTTTGAAGGATTTTTGTTTAAAAACGGCCGTCCGCAAACTGATGGTGTACAACAATGGAGTTCTTCTAATCCGGAAGTTGGGACCGTAGATAATACCGGTTTGTTTACTGCTGTTGCCGATGGTGAAACATGGTTGCGTTTTTCGCAAAAAAGCGATATTCCTACCGATTCTATCCGCTTACTGGTGGTTGAACTGGAAGGTGTTCACCTGGAAATGGAAGGAAACTCTGCCGCTTCGTCTGATAGTACCAGCCTTATTGTTGGCGAAAGTATCAGCATTACAGCCCAGGGCTTGGATAACATCGGCGATGTTTTAAATGGAAGCACTTCTAACCGTTTTGTTTACGATACTTATACCTGGACGACTTCAAATCCTGAAATAGGGACAATCGATAATGGTTTGTTTACCGGGAAAAAAGTTGGAAGGACAATGGTTCATGCATATTCTGACGCCAATCCTGAATTGTCTGATTCAATACTGGTTATTGTGAACGAAACCCCGAAACTAAGCCCGGTAAATAATCCGGTAGTAATTTCATATTATAATCCAGTGGGAGAAAAAACGAGTAGCGAGCTTTTTGCTACCGGAACAAACTCGGTAACTTATCTTAATTCCGTAGTTTCGAAAACCGGCTTGTCCAGTCCTGTTATCGAAAAGAATGTATTGAAGTGTAATTTTACAGCTGGTGTTTATGGAACTGACACCTTAACTTTTAATCTTACTTCATACAAACAGGATACAACAATAAGCGTTGCGTTTATTTATAAACCGGATGGATATGAAAAGGATGCGCAGATATTGTTTGTAAATAATGCACGGGCCCAAAATCCTGATAAAGCTTCATTAAATGCTTATACCCCTGATTTGGATTCGGTAAACGTGATTGACGGCCAGCTTGATGCTTATTCGGTAAAAGATGTTCTTGTTGACGGAGCTTTTGCTTTTGTTTTGGGTGAAAATTTCCTGTCGAAATATAATCTTACAACATACGAAAAAGAAAACACTATTGGTATTGACGAAACAGGAAACAGTGCAATGGCAATGTATAACAACCTTTTGCTGGTTACTGAACAATCAAATCTTGCCATTTACTATAAAACCGATTTAACATTAAGCAGGAAAATTGCATTGTCAGGCAAAATCCATAGTGTAAAAGTAGTCGGAAGTAAAGCTTTTGTTTTCCTCTCCGGTGAAACTACCAGTGTGCTGAATAAAGTTGTGGTTGTTGATTTAATCGAGGGGAAGGCAGAAAGTGAGTATACACTTGCTGAAGCCGGGCTTATTGTTTCGGAAACCCTTGTTAAAGGAACAAAATTGTACATTACAGGAACAACCTCCGGTTCAGGGAAAACAGCTGTAATGGAATATGATACGGAAAATAACATGTATTCGGTATCGGAAGCAAATAATAATTTTAGCAATACTTTAAATGCAAATGCCGTGGTAAAAGGCGATAGCATTTTGCTTACTAACGGTGAAGGCTATGTTGCTTATACAATTTCAACAAAAACTTTTGGTACCGATGTGTTAATGAAAACTGCCGATGATTTTTATCCAACGGCAATCGCTTACCATGCTTCGTTGAGTAAATATTTCGTGAGTTATTCAAATGCCGCTAAAACAGAATCTAAAGGATTAGCTTTTGATTTAAATTTTGCTGAAGTCGCCGGTTTTGACAGTGTAGAAACCGCTCCTGCCTTAATAAAATGTGTTGAGGCTTTAGAAGCAAACGAAAAGCCGTCACCGAATCTCACATACAGCATGAGCAACTTTACGGCCTACGAAAAGGCAACAAGTAATACGTCCGTCATCATTTATAAAAACCGCTTTACTGATGGAGAAGATAACTTTGAAATCTATCCCAGGTACTTGGAACATACTTCCTGGCTAACATGGAATACAGGTTATACGACTTCCGGAAACAAGCAGTTGTACGCTTATTATTCGAATACGATAGATAAAGATTCTGTAATTACAATTCCGGTAGATGCAATTGATAATTATGGATTTTCAGTAACGCGAACTTTTGATATAACCATAAAGCCACGTGTTTACAAACCGGTCGTGAAAAATCCAATTGCCGATACGATTGTGGCGGTTAACAGTGCGGATATTCAAATACCATTAGTAAACGTATTTACAAACACTTCATCAAGCGGAGTAACGTTTGGGAAGACCGTTTCTGGAAATACAAATTCAGGGTTAATAACAACCACTATTGTCAACGATACACTTACGCTGTCGATAGCTCCAAACAAAGCAGGTGAAGTTTTTATTACAGTGAAAGATTCGGCCAAACACAATACCTACGGAGTTAAGTATGTGGAAACATCCTTTAAAGTTACTGTTGTTGATGATGAATTACCTTCGGTACCGGCTGATTTTGCAGGTAGCCCTTCAGAAACGAGTATTTCACTTTCATGGACTGCTTCAACAGATAATGTTGGCGTAACAGGATACAATATATATAAAGATGGAGTTTTCAAAACCAGTGTAGTAGGAACAAATTATTTAGCAGATAAACTGAATCCGGGAACTGAATACACCTTTGAAGTGGAGGCTTTTGATGCGGAAGGAAACAGGTCAGAAAAAGCATTATTAGTAATTTTAACTACTGATGATGAAACGCCACCGTCTATGCCGGAAAATCTCACTGCTATCCCATCTGAAACGAGCATCGAGCTTTCATGGACAGCTTCAATAGATAATGTTGGCGTAACTGGATACGTTATTTATCTCGATGGCGATTCTATTAATATGGTTACAGAAACTGTATTCAATGCAACAGAATTGAATGCCTTAACAGAATATGTATTTGAAGTAGAGGCTTTCGATGCTTCCGGTAATAAATCGGGAAAAGCATCGGTAACGGTTTCGACCACCGACGAAACAGCACCTTCAGCTCCTTCCGACCTTGCAGCGGTAACTACCGAAACCAGTGTTTCGTTTTCATGGACTGCTTCAACTGACAATGTTGGAGTAGCAGGTTATGTTGTTTATCTCGATGGCGATTCGATTAATACAGTAACTGAAACTGTATTCAATGCAACAGAATTGAATGCTTTAACAGAATATGTATTTGAAGTGGAAGCTTTCGATGCTTCCGGTAATAAATCAGAAAAAGTGTTATTAGTGGTTTCAACCATCGACGAAACGGTACCTTCTGTCCCTTCCGACCTTGCTGCGACAGCTACCGAAACAAGCATTAGGTTTTCGTGGACAGCCTCGACAGATAATGTTGGAGTAGCAGGTTATATTATTTATCTTGATGGTGATTCTATTGATATGGTTACTGAAACTACATTTATTGTAACAGGATTGGATGTGATTTCAGAATATACATTTGAAGTTCAGGCTTTCGATGAAGCTGGAAATGAATCCGAGAAAGCATTGCTGACAGTTTCTACAACAGATGAAACAGCTCCGTCGGTTCCTTCAGGTCTTTCGGCAGTGGCTTCTGACACAAGTGCCGTCCTCTCTTGGATAGCCTCGGCAGATAATGTTGGTGTAACTGGTTATATTGTTTATCTCAATGGCGATTCAATTGCGACAGTGATTGATACTACCTTTACTGTAGTTAATTTGGAAGCTGATACGGAATATACGTTTGAGGTGGAAGCTTTTGATGAAGCCGGAAATAAATCTGAAAGAGCAATAGTCGTTCAGCGTACAATAATTACCGGAATAGAATCGTGGGAGGTGAGTAAACTGAAAGTATATCCAAATCCGTTTGTCGATTATTTTATTGTTGATGCGAAAAATACGGGGTATGCTGTTGTTTACAGTTTATCGGGGAAAGCTATGTTTAATGTGCTTTTGCAAACTGGCAGCAATCGTATCGATGCATCTGGTTTGCCAGGTGGTATTTATCTGTTGAAACAGGAAACGAACACTGTGAAGTTGATTAAAAGATAA